One Malus domestica chromosome 11, GDT2T_hap1 genomic region harbors:
- the LOC103448950 gene encoding uncharacterized protein, which yields MRIDNVCGVCNLVDESENHLFFKCDLSHRLWFCSPLHLNSIELIGADFLDSWNIFCTSIKDREDAEAIMQEFAFGLWRIWKNRNDVVFKGSHCQPNEILTVWRKNIGEYREAMNHGSLDEGAVRPLKSPPMMPVLWEKPQFGTFKLNTDASWCSASFRAGAGWVIRDFAGILHAAGGSGTSTFHCAAAAEAHAIRTGLQYCTEYGFENVFVEADAKTVILMINKGTAPNCSFECILGDIEVLARRLTSLTFGFVPRERNRAAHSVAKFVFKEGKDFVWDHVGPEFLFNVLVQDVNISICI from the coding sequence ATGCGGATCGACAATGTCTGCGGGGTATGCAACTTGGTTGACGAATCTGAAAATCACCTATTTTTTAAATGTGACCTCAGCCACCGCCTCTGGTTTTGTTCCCCACTACATCTCAACTCCATTGAATTGATCGGTGCTGATTTTTTAGATAGCTGGAATATCTTCTGCACTAGTATTAAAGATAGAGAGGACGCAGAGGCTATCATGCAAGAATTTGCGTTTGGGCTTTGGCGGATATGGAAAAACAGAAATGATGTGGTGTTCAAAGGGTCACACTGCCAACCAAATGAAATCCTAACTGTTTGGAGGAAGAACATCGGTGAGTACAGGGAAGCTATGAATCATGGTTCTTTGGATGAGGGTGCAGTACGGCCCCTAAAATCTCCTCCGATGATGCCTGTTCTATGGGAAAAGCCGCAGTTTGGAACTTTCAAGCTCAATACCGACGCATCCTGGTGCAGTGCGTCCTTCAGAGCCGGAGCGGGATGGGTTATCAGAGATTTCGCTGGCATTCTCCATGCGGCGGGAGGCTCGGGCACCAGCACTTTCCACTGCGCGGCTGCTGCAGAGGCACATGCTATCCGTACAGGTTTGCAATACTGTACTGAATACGGATTTGAGAATGTCTTTGTGGAAGCAGATGCAAAAACTGTCATTCTGATGATCAATAAGGGGACTGCCCCTAACTGTAGCTTTGAATGCATTCTTGGCGATATTGAGGTACTAGCCCGGAGACTAACGTCTCTGACGTTTGGCTTTGTGCCTAGGGAGCGAAATCGTGCCGCTCACTCTGTGGCTAAGTTTGTCTTTAAGGAAGGCAAGGACTTTGTCTGGGACCATGTTGGCCCTGAATTTCTGTTTAATGTTCTTGTGCAGGATGTAAACATTTCCATTTGTATTTAA
- the LOC139189556 gene encoding uncharacterized protein: protein MKLIVWNCQGIGGDLTVDNLLEQNRRHTPDIVILLETKNKSSRYEFLKRRLDMNFMFAVEPKGIGGGLCVLWKDESQIMLVKSEEFMIEVKVWDATINHHWRLFAIYASTDERRRMEQWKNLSKRINYDDNHCLLIGDFNDILCNDEKEGGNIRSISSLRDFRDFVARNELLDLGFEGYPFTWRNNRDSLPIQQRLDRGLATPGWSDLYPDTTIKHVTLDGSDHVMLILFTEKMRVWR, encoded by the coding sequence ATGAAGCTAATCGTTTGGAACTGCCAGGGTATCGGGGGTGACCTGACAGTTGACAATTTGTTGGAACAGAACCGGCGTCATACCCCCGACATAGTGATCCTGCTTGaaacgaaaaacaaaagcagTCGCTATGAGTTTCTAAAAAGAAGGTTAGATATGAATTTTATGTTCGCTGTGGAGCCAAAAGGCATCGGTGGCGGACTCTGTGTCCTCTGGAAAGATGAGTCACAAATCATGCTTGTAAAATCAGAGGAGTTCATGATTGAAGTCAAGGTTTGGGATGCAACCATCAACCACCACTGGAGACTTTTTGCCATTTACGCCAGTACGGATGAACGGAGACGAATGGAGCAATGGAAGAATCTCAGCAAGAGGATCAATTATGATGATAACCATTGCCTCCTCATTGGTGATTTCAACGACATCTTGTGCAACGATGAGAAGGAAGGCGGCAACATAAGGTCTATCTCCAGTTTGAGGGATTTCAGAGATTTCGTGGCGAGGAACGAGCTTCTGGACTTGGGTTTTGAAGGCTACCCATTCACTTGGAGGAACAATCGTGACTCACTTCCCATCCAACAGAGGTTGGATCGCGGGCTTGCTACCCCAGGTTGGTCCGATCTCTACCCTGACACCACAATCAAGCACGTCACCCTCGACGGATCTGATCACGTAATGCTGATCCTCTTCACTGAAAAAATGAGGGTGTGGAGATGA
- the LOC139189557 gene encoding uncharacterized protein, protein MAEESSMNREDETQHSISSNFSDIEVNTNQHMCSILLNEFNYLPWSRAVLLALGGKGKLGFVNGSMEAPDNYSSTYDAWLCKDQLVMSLLLNIMEKYVAEIFSYSNSSHDIWKALKDMYGNQNNYSRVFQLKKDIASVQQEGKTFVQHLGSLKTMWNEMDVYLPHTTDLTILLKRAKEDRIY, encoded by the coding sequence ATGGCTGAAGAAAGTTCAATGAACCGTGAAGATGAAACCCAGCATAGTATCTCCTCAAATTTCTCAGATATTGAGGTTAACACCAATCAACATATGTGTTCAATTCTATTGAACGAGTTCAATTACCTTCCTTGGTCTCGAGCTGTTTTGCTAGCTCTTGGAGGCAAAGGAAAGTTAGGGTTTGTAAATGGAAGCATGGAAGCTCCAGATAATTATTCTTCCACATACGATGCATGGTTGTGCAAAGACCAACTTGTCATGTCCTTACTGCTCAACATCATGGAGAAATATGTTGCTGAGATTTTTAGCTACTCCAATTCCTCACATGATATCTGGAAAGCCttaaaggatatgtatggaaatcaaaacaactaTTCACGTGTTTTCCAACTGAAGAAGGACATTGCTAGTgttcaacaagaagggaaaacatttgttcaacatcttGGAAGCCTCAAAACCATGTGGAATGAGATGGATGTCTATCTCCCACACACCACAGACCTTACCATCCTCCTAAAACGAGCTAAGGAAGATAGAATTTACTAG